The Tenebrio molitor chromosome 3, icTenMoli1.1, whole genome shotgun sequence genome contains a region encoding:
- the CSN5 gene encoding COP9 signalosome complex subunit 5, whose translation MSKPGTSSETQKQIALKTWEMANKVEMVNSVDDIYRYDKKQQQDILAAKPWDKDPHFFKDIRISALALLKMVMHARSGGTLEVMGLILGKVDGNTMFVMDSFALPVEGTETRVNAQAQAYEYMSSYIEAAKLVGRQENAIGWYHSHPGYGCWLSGIDVGTQMLNQNFQEPFVAIVIDPVRTISAGKVCLGAFRTYPKGYKPANEEPSEYQTIPLNKIEDFGVHCKQYYSLEVSYFKSSLDRRLLDSLWNKYWVNTLSSSSLLTNADYTTGQIFDLSEKLEQSEAAIGRGGFIVGGTDPHEKRTEDKLLKATKDSCKTTIEIIHGLMAQMIKDRLFNSTSLNNPNNN comes from the exons atgtcaaaaccGGGTACTTCTTCGGAGACCCAGAAACAAATCGCCCTGAAGACCTGGGAGATGGCCAACAAGGTGGAAATGGTCAACTCGGTCGACGACATCTACAGATACGACAAGAAGCAGCAACAAGACATCCTGGCGGCCAAGCCGTGGGACAAAGA TCCCCACTTTTTCAAAGACATCAGAATCTCAGCTCTCGCTCTCCTAAAAATGGTGATGCACGCCCGGTCAGGGGGCACTCTCGAAGTCATGGGTCTGATTTTGGGCAAAGTTGATGGTAACACCATGTTTGTGATGGATTCTTTCGCCCTGCCAGTTGAAGGGACAGAAACGCGCGTTAACGCTCAAGCACAGGCCTATGAGTACATGAGCTCATACATTGAAGCTGCAAAGTTGGTAGGAAGACAAGAGAATGCAATTGGATGGTACCACAGCCATCCAGGCTATGGGTGTTGGCTGTCAGGAATTGATGTAGGCACTCAAATGCTGAACCAAAACTTCCAAGAGCCCTTTGTAGCCATTGTGATAGACCCAGTCCGCACAATCTCTGCAGGAAAAGTGTGCTTAGGTGCATTCAGGACTTACCCTAAAGGATACAAGCCTGCAAATGAGGAACCATCTGAGTACCAGACTATTCCACTCAACAAAATTGAAGACTTTGGGGTTCACTGCAAGCAGTACTACTCATTGGAAGTTTCTTATTTTAAGTCTTCCCTGGACAGGAGATTGCTTGACTCCTTGTGGAACAAGTACTGGGTGAACACTCTGAGTTCTTCTAGTTTGCTCACAAATGCTGACTACACCACTGGACAAATCTTTGATTTGTCTgaaaaattagagcaatcagAGGCTGCAATCGGGCGCGGAGGTTTCATAGTTGGAGGGACTGACCCTCATGAGAAGAGAACTGAAGATAAGTTGCTGAAAGCGACCAAAGACAGCTGCAAGACCACGATCGAGATCATCCACGGATTGATGGCCCAAATGATCAAAGATAGACTATTCAACAGCACGTCCCTCAACAATCCCAACAATAATTGA